The Rhodopseudomonas palustris genome window below encodes:
- a CDS encoding NADH:ubiquinone oxidoreductase subunit NDUFA12: MKLFLLRIFTWWNGFTFGTQLWTWRFGELVGTDEGGNRYFRTKGGKIDPTLGFERRWVLYNGYAESTRVPPEWHGWLHHIVDVPPTEETYQPHEWMKPHQPNLTGTPMAYRPSGSTLSAGRRPKATGDYQPWTPGN, from the coding sequence ATGAAACTGTTTTTGCTGCGGATTTTTACCTGGTGGAACGGTTTTACGTTCGGCACCCAGTTGTGGACGTGGCGGTTCGGCGAGCTGGTCGGGACCGACGAGGGTGGAAACCGCTACTTTCGGACCAAGGGCGGCAAGATCGATCCGACGCTCGGCTTCGAGCGGCGCTGGGTGCTTTACAATGGTTATGCCGAGTCGACGCGGGTGCCGCCGGAGTGGCACGGCTGGCTGCATCATATCGTCGACGTGCCGCCGACCGAAGAGACCTATCAGCCGCACGAATGGATGAAGCCGCACCAGCCGAATCTGACCGGAACGCCGATGGCGTATCGTCCGTCCGGCTCGACGCTGTCCGCCGGCCGCCGGCCGAAGGCGACCGGCGACTATCAGCCCTGGACGCCGGGCAACTGA
- a CDS encoding BA14K family protein, whose amino-acid sequence MLNFKTLTAVAALVIAMPLATADLSFAQGSIGGGGAAGGGGGGGGASMGGGGGSIGGGGSIGRGGGGGGPAIGGGGPRMGGGGPAIGSGPRMGGGSVGIGAGPRGPGFAGGGPRGPRYHGGGHRGPRFSGGGYRGGYYGGGFWPGAYAGAFVGGSSYYYNDPYGYGYYDEPSVVVVPGEDRDDAYCSRRFKSYDPASGTYLGYDGKRHACP is encoded by the coding sequence ATGTTGAATTTCAAGACGTTGACCGCTGTGGCCGCGCTCGTGATCGCGATGCCGCTGGCGACCGCTGACCTCAGCTTCGCCCAAGGCAGCATCGGCGGTGGTGGGGCCGCCGGCGGTGGCGGAGGCGGAGGCGGCGCTTCGATGGGCGGTGGCGGCGGCAGCATCGGTGGCGGTGGCAGCATCGGTCGCGGCGGTGGTGGCGGCGGTCCCGCGATCGGTGGCGGCGGTCCCCGGATGGGCGGCGGAGGTCCCGCGATCGGCAGTGGTCCGCGCATGGGCGGCGGCAGCGTTGGAATCGGCGCCGGCCCGCGCGGGCCGGGATTTGCCGGCGGCGGTCCCCGTGGCCCCCGCTATCACGGTGGCGGTCATCGCGGCCCCCGCTTTTCGGGTGGCGGCTATCGCGGCGGATATTACGGCGGCGGCTTCTGGCCGGGCGCGTATGCAGGCGCCTTCGTCGGCGGCTCGTCCTACTACTACAACGACCCTTATGGCTACGGCTACTACGACGAACCCTCCGTGGTCGTCGTTCCAGGCGAGGACCGCGACGACGCTTATTGCTCGCGGCGCTTCAAATCTTACGACCCGGCCTCGGGCACCTATCTGGGCTACGACGGCAAGCGTCACGCCTGCCCGTAA
- a CDS encoding DMT family transporter yields MTTVQDAAARGRISPLGLAFLGVASIGWGLNFPIMKQLLTELPPLSSRGLAGIVGALALASIAVWRGQTMTVPRVLWSRLILVSLLTIGGWVACMGLALLWLRASDAAVLGISIPLWVAVLAWPVLGERLSATRAGALLVALGGITVLIGGGGFDASLDKLPGILFAVAGAVCVASGTVLTKHFPLALPPLSLAAWQIGLGCIPVAVAGLALEDPHFAALSTIGWASMVYMTLVQFCVCYVCWFAALERLPAATASIGTLLVPVVGVLASAAMLHEPLGLREVIALTVTLGSVGLALRS; encoded by the coding sequence ATGACGACGGTTCAAGACGCGGCTGCGCGCGGCCGGATTTCGCCGCTCGGGCTCGCGTTTCTCGGCGTCGCCTCGATCGGCTGGGGCCTGAATTTCCCGATCATGAAGCAACTGCTGACCGAACTGCCGCCGCTGTCCTCGCGGGGGCTGGCGGGGATCGTCGGCGCCCTGGCGCTGGCGTCGATCGCCGTGTGGCGTGGGCAGACGATGACGGTGCCGCGCGTCCTATGGTCGCGACTGATCCTGGTGTCGCTGCTGACGATCGGCGGATGGGTCGCCTGCATGGGGCTCGCGCTGTTGTGGCTGCGCGCAAGCGACGCGGCGGTACTCGGCATTTCGATTCCGTTGTGGGTCGCGGTGCTGGCATGGCCTGTGCTGGGCGAGCGATTGTCGGCGACCCGGGCAGGCGCCTTGCTGGTCGCGCTCGGCGGCATCACCGTGCTGATCGGCGGCGGCGGCTTCGACGCCAGTCTCGACAAGCTGCCCGGTATCCTGTTCGCGGTCGCCGGCGCGGTCTGCGTTGCATCCGGCACCGTGCTGACGAAGCATTTCCCTCTGGCGCTGCCGCCGCTGTCGCTCGCCGCCTGGCAGATCGGGCTCGGCTGCATTCCGGTCGCGGTTGCCGGGCTCGCGTTGGAGGACCCGCATTTCGCGGCGCTGTCGACGATCGGCTGGGCGTCGATGGTCTATATGACGCTGGTGCAGTTCTGCGTCTGCTACGTTTGCTGGTTCGCGGCGCTCGAGCGCTTGCCGGCCGCGACGGCTTCGATCGGCACGCTGCTGGTGCCGGTGGTCGGCGTGCTGGCGTCGGCTGCGATGCTGCACGAGCCACTGGGGCTGCGCGAGGTGATCGCGCTGACCGTGACACTGGGCAGCGTCGGATTGGCGCTGCGTTCCTGA
- a CDS encoding agarase, translated as MTDIPRTRWGGLADGKAAATGFFRVEQIDGVWWFVDPDGGRFLSKGVTAVNFDHDNVKGTERHPYREACLHKYGSRDAWRSAVADRLHRWGFNTLGAWSEPELASAGHAPLASAAGVVYLATAYSDGRGWPQSDPFAPAFETFAQQRAREICAPRRDDQSVLGWFIDNELQWGPDWRGENELLPVILRDGVAPHSRKVAVELLRSRYGSIADFNAVWGSSVSSWDAVATEPIAAPPFTRNFFTHDHAQERDPLRGRYFADCDAFAGLLAERYMAVSAAAIRAAAPHHLVLGSRFAYAPQPQVIAAAGRHCDVISINCYDALPDAVIDAYAGCGRPCLIGEFSFRGDDAGLPNTQGAGPRVETQADRSAGFARYVGAALRHPNLIGYHWFLHADQPAEGRWDGENSNYGVVSIDDEVYAELTEAMRVVNDDAEWLHAGAAAARRHVATQPAA; from the coding sequence ATGACCGACATTCCAAGAACCCGCTGGGGCGGCCTCGCCGACGGCAAGGCTGCGGCCACCGGCTTTTTCCGCGTCGAACAGATCGACGGCGTATGGTGGTTCGTCGACCCCGACGGCGGCCGCTTCCTGTCGAAGGGCGTGACCGCGGTGAATTTCGACCACGACAACGTCAAGGGCACCGAGCGCCATCCCTATCGCGAGGCATGCCTGCACAAATATGGCAGCCGCGACGCCTGGCGCAGCGCCGTTGCCGATCGCCTGCACCGCTGGGGCTTCAACACGCTGGGCGCGTGGTCGGAGCCGGAGCTCGCATCCGCGGGCCACGCCCCGCTCGCCTCCGCCGCCGGCGTGGTCTATCTCGCCACCGCCTACAGCGACGGCCGCGGCTGGCCGCAATCCGATCCGTTCGCTCCCGCCTTCGAGACGTTCGCGCAGCAGCGCGCCCGCGAGATCTGCGCGCCGCGGCGCGACGACCAGAGCGTGCTCGGCTGGTTCATCGACAACGAACTGCAATGGGGCCCGGACTGGCGCGGCGAGAACGAACTGCTGCCGGTGATCCTGCGCGACGGCGTGGCGCCGCATTCGCGCAAGGTCGCCGTCGAGCTGTTGCGCAGCCGCTACGGCAGCATCGCCGACTTCAACGCGGTGTGGGGCAGCTCGGTATCATCGTGGGACGCGGTGGCGACCGAGCCGATCGCGGCCCCACCCTTCACCCGCAATTTCTTCACCCACGATCATGCCCAGGAGCGTGACCCGCTGCGCGGGCGTTACTTCGCCGATTGCGATGCCTTCGCCGGCTTGCTCGCAGAACGCTACATGGCCGTCAGCGCCGCGGCGATCCGCGCTGCGGCACCACACCATCTCGTGCTCGGCAGCCGCTTCGCCTACGCGCCGCAGCCGCAAGTGATTGCTGCGGCCGGCCGGCATTGCGACGTCATCAGCATCAATTGCTACGACGCCCTGCCCGACGCAGTGATCGACGCCTATGCCGGATGCGGCCGGCCTTGCCTGATCGGCGAGTTCTCGTTCCGCGGCGACGACGCCGGGTTGCCGAACACGCAAGGCGCCGGCCCGCGCGTCGAGACGCAAGCCGATCGCTCCGCTGGTTTCGCGCGCTATGTCGGTGCGGCGCTGCGCCATCCGAACCTGATCGGCTATCACTGGTTCCTGCACGCCGATCAGCCGGCCGAGGGGCGCTGGGATGGCGAAAACTCCAACTACGGCGTCGTCAGCATCGACGACGAGGTCTACGCCGAACTGACCGAGGCGATGCGGGTGGTCAATGACGACGCCGAGTGGCTGCACGCCGGCGCCGCCGCGGCGCGCCGCCACGTCGCGACCCAGCCGGCGGCCTGA
- a CDS encoding lytic transglycosylase domain-containing protein: MVTRKPATRSAVAATAQTSQADANALENVIEQVRKRKAADATQIADTISDPLARKLAEWIILRAEYNGASVERYRAFVRANPSWPSQTFFRRRAEAALWDDNRNDDAVLAYFDNERPLSAKGKLALARAALARGDRRTAEQLVRDAWRNDSMSGALETAAMEMFGALITPGDHKARMDAFLYGNDNDPGLRAAKRLGAAQFALAKARLAVDNKSAQGRALLDAVPSDLHSDPGYMFARIQTLRRDEKIAEAGRLMLTVPRDPNRLYNLDEWWIERRLLARKLIDIGDYRLAYLVARNAATPTREVYKTEQEFTAGWIALRFLKDPATAAQHFARIGTDTTNPTALARAGYWQGRAAEAMGRTQEARAAYSAAAAQSTSYYGQLARAKLGLPHLDLNGTPSSHGRGVERLEVVRAVQLLYAIGEGDVAIPIFADVGENGDTDALLGLSELAARNNDARAMLLVGKAALNRGLPFDHYAYPMVGIPQFKQFGPEVERSIVYAIARQESGFNPAVVSPAQAYGLMQVTPNAAKYVCRRHGCTYDAGRLKGDSVYNAALGAAELGGLIDDYRGSYIMTFAGYNAGRGSVRKWVERYGDPRDPKVDAVDWVELIPFSETRNYVQRIMENLQVYRARFGGGSRLQIDADLRRGAAAVE; this comes from the coding sequence ATGGTGACGCGCAAGCCGGCGACGCGTTCGGCGGTGGCCGCGACGGCGCAGACATCGCAGGCCGACGCCAACGCGCTCGAAAACGTCATCGAGCAGGTCCGCAAACGCAAGGCCGCCGATGCGACGCAGATCGCCGACACGATCTCCGATCCGCTGGCCCGCAAGCTGGCCGAATGGATCATCCTGCGCGCCGAATACAACGGCGCCAGCGTCGAGCGTTACCGCGCCTTCGTCCGCGCCAATCCGAGCTGGCCGTCGCAGACATTCTTCCGGCGCCGCGCCGAAGCCGCGCTGTGGGACGACAACCGCAACGACGACGCGGTACTGGCCTATTTCGACAACGAAAGGCCGCTGTCCGCAAAGGGCAAGCTGGCGCTGGCGCGCGCGGCGCTGGCGCGCGGCGACCGTCGCACGGCGGAACAGCTCGTACGCGACGCCTGGCGCAATGACTCGATGTCGGGGGCGCTCGAAACCGCCGCGATGGAAATGTTCGGCGCGCTGATCACACCCGGTGATCACAAGGCGCGGATGGACGCGTTCCTCTACGGCAACGACAACGATCCCGGCCTGCGCGCCGCGAAACGGCTGGGCGCTGCACAATTCGCGCTGGCGAAGGCCCGTCTCGCGGTCGACAACAAATCCGCACAGGGCAGAGCTTTGCTCGACGCGGTGCCTTCAGATCTGCACAGCGATCCCGGCTACATGTTCGCCAGGATCCAGACGCTGCGCCGCGACGAAAAGATCGCCGAGGCCGGACGCCTGATGCTGACCGTCCCGCGCGACCCTAACCGGCTGTACAATCTCGATGAATGGTGGATCGAGCGGCGGCTGCTGGCGCGCAAGCTGATCGATATCGGCGATTATCGGCTGGCCTATCTGGTGGCCCGCAATGCCGCGACGCCGACGCGCGAAGTCTACAAGACCGAGCAGGAATTCACCGCCGGCTGGATCGCGCTGCGCTTCCTCAAGGATCCGGCGACCGCCGCGCAGCATTTCGCCCGGATCGGCACCGACACCACCAATCCGACCGCGCTGGCGCGCGCCGGCTATTGGCAGGGCCGCGCCGCGGAGGCGATGGGCCGCACGCAGGAGGCCCGCGCCGCCTACTCGGCTGCGGCCGCTCAATCGACCAGCTACTACGGACAACTGGCCCGCGCCAAGCTCGGCCTGCCGCATCTCGATCTGAACGGCACGCCGTCGAGCCATGGACGCGGCGTCGAGCGCCTCGAGGTCGTGCGCGCGGTGCAACTGCTCTACGCGATCGGCGAAGGCGACGTGGCGATTCCGATCTTCGCCGATGTCGGCGAAAACGGCGACACCGACGCCCTGCTCGGCCTGTCCGAACTCGCGGCCCGCAACAACGATGCGCGCGCGATGCTGCTGGTCGGCAAGGCGGCGCTCAACCGCGGCCTGCCGTTCGATCACTACGCCTATCCGATGGTGGGCATTCCGCAGTTCAAGCAGTTCGGCCCGGAGGTCGAGCGCAGCATCGTCTACGCGATCGCGCGCCAGGAAAGCGGTTTCAATCCGGCCGTGGTTTCGCCGGCGCAGGCCTATGGGCTGATGCAGGTGACGCCCAACGCCGCGAAATATGTCTGTCGCCGTCACGGCTGCACCTACGACGCGGGGCGCCTGAAGGGCGATTCGGTCTACAACGCCGCGCTCGGCGCGGCCGAGTTGGGCGGACTGATCGACGATTACCGCGGCTCCTACATCATGACCTTCGCCGGCTACAATGCCGGCCGCGGCAGTGTCCGCAAATGGGTCGAGCGTTACGGCGACCCGCGCGACCCCAAGGTCGACGCGGTCGACTGGGTCGAACTGATTCCGTTCTCCGAAACCCGCAACTACGTGCAGCGCATCATGGAGAACCTGCAGGTCTATCGCGCGCGATTCGGCGGCGGCAGTCGCCTGCAGATCGACGCCGACCTGCGCCGCGGCGCCGCGGCGGTCGAGTAG
- a CDS encoding porin: protein MNMVKSLFLGSAAALVAMSGAQAADLPLKAKAVEYVKVCSIYGAGFYYIPGTDTCIKLGGYLRADATMYGGAAYNAPAWNGNAGQKNRLANNTIFRSRQDINIDTRTATEYGVVRTYFDATFNWTTGDGVAAGSLGVYYAFIQFAGFTFGKAVSQFDTPWTGYPGNNTSFLIGGYDDVTGINQVAYTAEFGNGVSGSISLEDQSSYLQSALYNTSGLTNAGFASGVFGTNSYAGTQIPDIVGKIRVDQAWGLFQVSAAAHQVRASYYTPALETSGHPSDTWGYAVQGAISLKNLPTGPGDSINFTATYADGATRYVLGGVSPTSFAMYGNSGVGYQSLALAGAADGVFSGTNNINGSGITKTQAWGVRGAFNHNWSPFWSTSLFGSYTSIDYNGTATAQICATAVGFTCNPDFRIAQIGTVTRWTPVKNLTFSGEVMYTYLDQSHSGLVALAPGATKPAANYELKDLGTWSGNLRVQRVF from the coding sequence ATGAACATGGTTAAGAGCCTTTTCCTTGGCTCCGCGGCGGCTCTCGTCGCCATGAGCGGCGCGCAGGCGGCCGATCTTCCGTTGAAGGCCAAAGCGGTCGAGTACGTGAAGGTTTGCTCGATCTACGGCGCCGGCTTCTACTACATCCCGGGCACCGACACCTGCATCAAGCTCGGCGGCTATCTGCGCGCCGACGCCACGATGTACGGTGGGGCCGCCTATAACGCCCCGGCCTGGAACGGCAACGCCGGCCAGAAGAACCGCCTCGCGAACAACACCATCTTCCGTTCGCGCCAGGACATCAACATCGACACCCGCACCGCGACTGAATACGGCGTGGTTCGCACCTACTTCGATGCGACCTTCAACTGGACCACGGGTGACGGCGTCGCCGCCGGTTCGCTCGGCGTCTACTATGCCTTCATCCAGTTCGCCGGCTTCACCTTCGGTAAGGCCGTGTCGCAGTTCGACACGCCCTGGACCGGCTATCCGGGCAACAACACCTCGTTCCTGATCGGCGGCTACGACGACGTCACCGGCATCAACCAGGTCGCCTACACCGCGGAATTCGGCAACGGCGTGTCGGGCTCGATCTCGCTCGAAGACCAGTCGTCCTATCTGCAGTCGGCGCTGTACAACACCTCGGGCCTGACCAACGCCGGCTTCGCCTCGGGCGTGTTCGGCACCAACTCCTATGCCGGCACGCAGATCCCCGACATCGTCGGTAAGATCCGCGTCGACCAGGCCTGGGGCCTGTTCCAGGTGTCGGCCGCGGCCCACCAGGTTCGCGCCAGCTACTACACGCCTGCCCTCGAGACCTCGGGTCATCCGAGCGACACTTGGGGCTACGCTGTGCAGGGCGCGATTTCGCTCAAGAACCTGCCGACCGGCCCCGGCGACAGCATCAACTTCACGGCGACCTATGCTGACGGTGCGACCCGTTACGTGCTCGGCGGCGTGAGCCCGACCTCGTTCGCGATGTACGGCAACTCCGGCGTCGGCTACCAGAGCCTTGCTCTGGCGGGCGCTGCGGATGGCGTCTTCTCGGGCACCAACAACATCAACGGCTCGGGCATCACCAAGACCCAGGCCTGGGGCGTCCGTGGTGCGTTCAACCACAACTGGAGCCCCTTCTGGTCGACCTCGCTGTTCGGTTCGTACACCTCGATCGACTACAACGGCACGGCGACTGCCCAGATCTGCGCCACGGCTGTCGGGTTCACCTGTAACCCGGACTTCCGCATCGCTCAGATCGGCACCGTCACCCGCTGGACCCCGGTCAAGAACCTGACCTTCTCGGGCGAAGTGATGTACACCTACCTCGACCAGAGCCATTCGGGTCTGGTGGCCCTGGCTCCGGGCGCGACCAAGCCGGCCGCGAACTACGAGCTCAAGGACCTCGGCACCTGGAGCGGCAACCTCCGCGTTCAGCGCGTGTTCTGA
- a CDS encoding nuclear transport factor 2 family protein yields MTLDDFRRLLTEFTLAAEAADGDRFARCFAEDGVYYDYIYGVHRGRKEIAHMLVELFRRDAGDDYRWEMFDPVFDGTMGYAWSLSSFTSLVPQFNGRFVVIDGMSRFVIRDGLISEYRESVNGGVAMQQLGVEPERMAKIFNRWGGWLKERPETVAYLGRPRAIDAEAPRPR; encoded by the coding sequence GGAGTTCACGCTCGCAGCAGAGGCCGCCGACGGCGATCGCTTCGCGCGCTGTTTCGCCGAAGACGGCGTCTATTACGACTACATCTACGGCGTGCATCGCGGCCGCAAGGAAATCGCCCACATGCTGGTCGAACTGTTCCGGCGCGACGCCGGCGACGACTATCGCTGGGAGATGTTCGATCCGGTGTTCGACGGCACGATGGGCTACGCCTGGTCGCTGTCGAGCTTCACCTCGCTGGTGCCGCAGTTCAATGGCCGGTTCGTCGTGATCGACGGCATGAGCCGCTTCGTCATCCGCGACGGCCTGATCAGCGAGTATCGCGAATCGGTGAACGGCGGCGTCGCGATGCAGCAACTCGGCGTCGAGCCCGAGCGCATGGCGAAGATCTTCAATCGGTGGGGAGGGTGGCTGAAGGAGCGGCCGGAAACGGTCGCGTATCTGGGGCGTCCGCGCGCGATCGACGCGGAGGCGCCTCGTCCCCGCTGA
- a CDS encoding GlxA family transcriptional regulator, with the protein MIGVLIYPDFQLLDAAGPIAAFEIAGRYARSGEPIRIIAATPGAVRSSSGVEMLAHGLRHDRAMRTLIIAGGDGVRAAAGCSRTLGFLRAAAARGCRIASVCSGAYLLAEAGLLDGRRATTHWSRTRDFLERYPRVRLEPDRIFVRDGEVWTSAGISAGIDLALAIIAEQHGDAIARDTARQLVLAQRRAGGQSQFSSLLELQAPSGRFASLLGWVREHLGEHLTVERLAEQAGMSTRHFTRAFIAETGSTPAKAVERLRIEVAKSRVQASGEAIEQVALATGFGDPERMRRAFIRAFGQPPQALRRAARAA; encoded by the coding sequence ATGATCGGTGTGTTGATCTACCCTGACTTCCAGTTGCTGGACGCCGCCGGTCCGATCGCCGCGTTCGAGATCGCCGGCCGCTACGCGCGCAGCGGTGAGCCGATCAGGATCATCGCCGCGACGCCCGGTGCAGTGCGTAGTTCATCCGGAGTCGAGATGCTGGCGCACGGATTGCGGCACGATCGCGCGATGCGGACGCTGATCATCGCAGGAGGCGACGGGGTGCGCGCCGCCGCCGGCTGCTCCCGGACGCTGGGGTTCCTGCGCGCCGCGGCGGCGCGCGGCTGTCGCATCGCCAGCGTCTGTTCCGGCGCGTACTTGCTCGCGGAGGCCGGCCTGCTCGACGGCCGGCGCGCCACGACGCATTGGAGCCGCACGCGTGATTTCCTCGAGCGCTATCCGCGGGTGCGGCTCGAGCCCGACCGCATCTTCGTCCGCGACGGCGAGGTCTGGACCTCGGCCGGGATCAGCGCCGGCATCGATCTGGCGCTGGCGATCATCGCCGAGCAGCATGGCGATGCGATCGCGCGCGACACCGCGCGGCAGCTCGTGCTGGCCCAGCGCCGCGCCGGCGGGCAGTCGCAATTCTCGTCGCTGCTGGAATTGCAGGCGCCATCCGGACGGTTCGCATCCTTGCTCGGCTGGGTGCGCGAGCATCTCGGCGAACACCTCACCGTCGAGCGGCTCGCCGAGCAGGCCGGCATGAGCACGCGGCACTTCACCCGCGCTTTCATCGCCGAGACCGGGTCGACGCCGGCGAAAGCGGTGGAGCGGCTGCGGATTGAAGTCGCCAAGAGCCGCGTGCAAGCGTCGGGCGAAGCGATCGAGCAGGTCGCGCTCGCGACCGGCTTCGGCGATCCGGAGCGGATGCGCCGCGCCTTCATCCGCGCCTTCGGCCAGCCGCCACAGGCTCTGCGCCGTGCGGCCCGGGCGGCGTGA
- a CDS encoding DJ-1/PfpI family protein produces the protein MAQLQIGMLLFPNLTQLDLTGPLQVFSRLPDTTVHLVAKTPEPVPSDTPLSLPPTTTFADCPQFDVICVPGGGGTDDLVNDEETLIFLRKQAEGARYLTSVCTGSLVLGAAGLLRGYRATTHWTAIDDLAAFGAIPDRSRVCIDRNRITGGGITAGIDFALTLAALLADRTTAESIQLMLEYNPAPPFNAGSPETAPAEVLKMMKERMQGARQRRVDAIARAAARLNADAEPAA, from the coding sequence ATGGCCCAGTTGCAGATCGGAATGTTGCTGTTCCCCAACCTCACCCAGCTCGACCTCACCGGGCCGTTGCAAGTGTTCTCGCGCTTACCGGATACGACAGTGCATCTGGTGGCGAAGACGCCGGAGCCGGTGCCGAGCGACACCCCGTTGTCGCTGCCGCCGACGACGACCTTCGCCGACTGTCCGCAGTTCGACGTGATTTGCGTGCCCGGCGGCGGCGGCACGGACGATCTCGTCAATGACGAGGAAACGCTGATCTTCCTGCGCAAGCAGGCGGAGGGCGCACGATACCTGACCTCGGTCTGCACCGGATCGCTGGTGCTCGGAGCCGCGGGCCTGCTGCGCGGCTATCGCGCCACGACGCATTGGACGGCGATCGACGATCTCGCTGCTTTCGGCGCAATTCCGGATCGCAGCCGCGTCTGCATCGACCGCAACCGCATCACCGGCGGCGGCATCACCGCCGGAATCGATTTCGCGCTGACGCTCGCGGCGCTGCTCGCCGACCGCACCACAGCAGAGTCGATTCAACTGATGCTGGAATACAACCCCGCGCCGCCGTTCAATGCCGGCTCGCCGGAAACGGCCCCGGCCGAGGTTCTGAAGATGATGAAAGAGCGCATGCAAGGCGCACGGCAGCGCCGAGTCGACGCGATCGCCCGCGCCGCGGCCCGCCTCAATGCGGATGCGGAACCTGCGGCCTGA
- a CDS encoding SDR family NAD(P)-dependent oxidoreductase, whose product MTDRIRLDGRVALVTGAAGVIGRATIQLLAERGARIVAIDRDQNALDQAVATLPASAQPLALTADVTQEDQVAAYVRTAVERCGRIDVFYNNAGIEGDIAPIVRTSLDAFRRVLDVNVVGVFLGMKHVLPVMLQQGSGSIINTASIAGLIGSNDIVAYTASKHAVIGMTKTAALECGDSGVRVNCVCPGLIDSRMLSAIVEGRNPGPTPVPNDKVVDRIPARRLGTAAEVASVVAFLASEEANYVSGAAYTVDGGRTAS is encoded by the coding sequence ATGACCGACCGAATTCGGCTGGACGGCAGGGTGGCGCTGGTCACCGGCGCCGCAGGGGTGATCGGCCGCGCGACCATCCAGCTTCTCGCCGAACGCGGCGCCCGCATCGTCGCGATCGACCGCGATCAGAACGCACTCGACCAGGCGGTCGCCACCCTTCCCGCCTCGGCGCAACCGCTCGCGCTCACCGCCGACGTCACCCAGGAAGATCAAGTCGCGGCCTATGTGCGCACTGCGGTCGAACGCTGCGGCCGGATCGACGTGTTCTACAACAATGCCGGCATCGAGGGCGATATCGCGCCGATCGTGCGCACATCGCTCGACGCCTTCCGCCGCGTGCTCGACGTCAACGTCGTCGGCGTGTTCCTCGGCATGAAGCATGTCCTGCCGGTGATGCTGCAGCAGGGGTCCGGCAGCATCATCAACACCGCCTCGATCGCCGGACTGATCGGCTCCAACGACATCGTCGCCTACACCGCCAGCAAACACGCGGTGATCGGAATGACCAAGACGGCGGCGCTGGAATGCGGCGACAGCGGCGTGCGCGTCAATTGCGTCTGCCCCGGACTGATCGACAGCCGGATGCTGAGCGCGATCGTCGAAGGCCGCAATCCAGGCCCGACGCCGGTGCCGAACGACAAGGTCGTCGACCGGATTCCGGCCCGCCGGCTCGGCACTGCCGCCGAGGTCGCCTCCGTGGTGGCGTTTCTCGCCTCCGAGGAGGCGAACTACGTGTCGGGCGCGGCCTACACCGTCGACGGCGGCCGCACCGCGAGCTGA
- a CDS encoding alpha/beta hydrolase has translation MPAKLDPDAAAVYKAFQDAGRPAYEDLTADEARAYYDAARLVSNPDPRELASIQSIVIPGPAGDIPARVYTPKTLRQDNGLAPALVFFHGGGWVIGNLDTHDVVCRAIADEGQLIVISVDYRLAPEHKFPAAVEDAIAATQWVADNARKLGIDPERISVGGDSAGGNLSAVVTIHARDHGGPMLAGQVLIYPATDFSMSHPSHSEPETSILLTHSVIRWFRDHYLGGAQAEHDWRASPARVETLAGLPPAFVMTAGADPLRDEGDEYARRLADAGVPVTHRAYPGQFHGFFTMGKLLQKANVAVTEIGDWLKAL, from the coding sequence ATGCCAGCAAAACTCGATCCCGATGCCGCCGCTGTCTACAAGGCGTTCCAGGACGCGGGCCGTCCCGCCTACGAAGATCTCACCGCCGACGAAGCGCGCGCGTACTACGACGCTGCCCGACTCGTCAGTAATCCCGACCCGCGCGAACTCGCCTCGATCCAGTCGATCGTGATCCCGGGACCCGCAGGCGACATCCCTGCCCGCGTCTACACCCCGAAGACGCTGCGTCAGGACAACGGACTGGCGCCGGCGCTGGTGTTCTTTCACGGCGGCGGCTGGGTGATCGGCAATCTCGACACCCATGACGTCGTCTGCCGCGCGATCGCCGACGAAGGCCAACTGATCGTCATCTCGGTCGACTACCGCCTCGCTCCCGAGCATAAATTCCCCGCCGCGGTAGAGGATGCGATAGCGGCGACCCAATGGGTCGCCGACAATGCGCGCAAGCTCGGCATCGACCCCGAACGCATCAGCGTGGGCGGCGACAGCGCCGGCGGCAATCTGTCGGCGGTGGTGACGATCCACGCCCGCGACCATGGCGGGCCGATGCTCGCCGGCCAGGTGCTGATCTATCCGGCGACCGACTTTTCGATGAGTCATCCGTCGCACAGCGAACCGGAGACCAGCATCCTGCTGACGCATTCCGTGATCAGATGGTTTCGCGATCACTATCTCGGCGGCGCGCAGGCCGAACACGACTGGCGCGCCTCGCCGGCCCGCGTCGAAACGCTGGCCGGTCTGCCGCCGGCCTTCGTGATGACCGCCGGCGCCGATCCGCTGCGCGACGAAGGCGACGAATACGCACGACGCCTGGCGGATGCGGGCGTGCCGGTGACGCATCGCGCCTATCCCGGCCAGTTCCACGGCTTCTTCACGATGGGCAAGCTGCTGCAGAAGGCCAACGTCGCGGTCACCGAGATCGGCGACTGGCTGAAGGCGCTGTAG